The Urbifossiella limnaea genome has a window encoding:
- a CDS encoding ISAzo13-like element transposase-related protein, protein MDDSTDPTDRLLQRAADRLTGHPKRLFQAEVAVALCGGSARRAERRFGWGRDAVRTGLHELASGIRCVDNFPARGRVRTEDADTSLAADIRDLVEPRTHADPELKTDRRYTDLAAREVLARLRASGYADADLPAERTMRDILNRMGYRLARVRKGRPLKKTADTDLIFANVVAARAAAAADPGSLEISVDTKAKVAEGAYVRGGKNPDGR, encoded by the coding sequence ATGGACGACTCCACCGACCCGACCGACCGCCTCCTGCAACGGGCCGCCGACCGCCTGACCGGGCACCCCAAGCGGCTGTTCCAGGCCGAGGTCGCCGTCGCCCTGTGCGGCGGCAGCGCCCGCCGGGCCGAGCGGCGGTTCGGGTGGGGCCGGGACGCCGTGCGCACCGGCCTTCACGAGCTGGCGTCCGGCATCCGGTGCGTCGACAACTTCCCGGCCCGGGGGCGGGTGCGGACGGAGGACGCCGACACGTCCCTCGCCGCCGACATCCGGGACCTGGTCGAGCCCCGGACCCACGCCGACCCGGAACTCAAGACCGACCGCCGGTACACCGACCTGGCCGCCCGGGAGGTCCTCGCCCGGCTCCGCGCCAGCGGGTACGCGGACGCCGACCTGCCGGCCGAGCGGACGATGCGGGACATCCTCAACCGGATGGGGTACCGGCTGGCCCGGGTGCGGAAGGGGCGGCCGCTGAAGAAGACGGCCGACACCGACCTCATCTTCGCCAACGTCGTGGCCGCCCGGGCGGCGGCCGCGGCCGACCCGGGGAGTCTGGAAATCTCGGTCGATACCAAGGCGAAGGTGGCCGAGGGTGCATACGTCCGCGGGGGGAAAAACCCGGACGGCCGGTGA
- a CDS encoding RNA polymerase sigma factor, with amino-acid sequence MFNPFSEVAGSGSGDAELVEQARNGDRAALEQLVLRHQAWVYNVAVRMVFHPQDAEEVTQEVLIKAVTRLSTFRGESRFRTWLYRIAANHVLNMKRRGGELRPQTFASYAAAITDTPDLDLPDPKTVPVDVPLLVEEAKLTCTTGMLMCLDRRQRLVFTLGEIFGVSDAVGGDILEVSADNFRQCLSRARRDLYQFMHGQCGLVNASNPCRCPKKTKGFIDNGHVDPAHLLFVPLHVRRVREAAAGTVREIEDVLDRQYAAVYRDHPFLEPPDQIDWLRRVFDRPDVRTALHLD; translated from the coding sequence GTGTTCAACCCGTTCAGCGAGGTGGCCGGGAGCGGCTCGGGCGACGCCGAGTTGGTGGAACAGGCCAGGAACGGCGACCGCGCCGCGCTCGAACAGTTGGTCCTGCGGCACCAGGCGTGGGTCTACAACGTCGCCGTCCGCATGGTCTTCCACCCGCAGGACGCCGAGGAGGTGACCCAGGAGGTGCTCATCAAGGCCGTCACCCGGCTCAGCACGTTCCGGGGCGAGAGCCGGTTCCGCACCTGGCTCTACCGCATCGCCGCGAACCACGTCCTGAACATGAAGCGGCGCGGCGGCGAACTCCGGCCGCAGACGTTCGCGTCCTACGCCGCGGCCATCACCGACACGCCCGATTTGGACCTGCCCGACCCGAAGACCGTGCCCGTGGACGTGCCGCTCCTCGTCGAGGAGGCGAAACTCACCTGCACGACCGGGATGCTGATGTGTCTCGACCGCAGGCAGCGGCTCGTGTTCACGCTCGGCGAGATCTTCGGCGTCAGCGACGCCGTCGGGGGCGACATCCTGGAGGTGTCGGCGGACAACTTCCGGCAGTGTCTGTCGCGCGCCCGCCGCGACCTGTACCAGTTCATGCACGGCCAGTGCGGGCTGGTGAACGCGAGCAACCCGTGCCGCTGCCCCAAGAAGACGAAGGGGTTCATCGACAACGGGCACGTCGATCCCGCTCACCTGCTGTTCGTCCCGCTGCACGTCCGGCGGGTCCGGGAGGCCGCGGCCGGCACGGTTCGCGAGATCGAGGACGTACTCGACCGCCAGTACGCGGCCGTGTATCGCGATCACCCGTTCCTTGAGCCGCCGGACCAGATCGACTGGCTCCGGCGGGTCTTCGACCGACCGGACGTCCGCACGGCCCTGCACCTCGACTGA
- a CDS encoding SDR family NAD(P)-dependent oxidoreductase, translating to MSKLHGRVALVTGASKGIGAGIARELAAAGAAVGVNYATDQSGAVAVVGEITQAGGRAVAVPGDVSRAADVARMLAEVTRAFGALDVLVNNAGVYAAMPLEAVTEDEFHREFDTNVLGPLLVVRESLGHFGPAGGSVINIGSGASRMCPPGYSIYSASKAALDAITGVLAKELAPRHIRVNSVNPGATLSEGTRAAGLYGVGSEFEQQLVARTPLGRIGTPADIAKVVAFLASDDSGWLTGEIILASGGQR from the coding sequence ATGTCGAAACTGCACGGCAGAGTGGCCCTGGTGACCGGGGCGTCGAAGGGGATCGGGGCCGGCATCGCCCGGGAGCTGGCCGCGGCCGGGGCGGCGGTCGGCGTGAACTACGCCACCGATCAAAGCGGAGCGGTAGCGGTGGTCGGCGAGATCACGCAGGCCGGCGGGCGGGCCGTCGCGGTTCCCGGCGACGTGTCCAGGGCGGCCGACGTGGCCCGAATGCTCGCGGAGGTCACGCGCGCGTTCGGCGCGCTCGACGTCCTCGTGAACAACGCCGGGGTCTACGCCGCGATGCCGCTGGAGGCGGTGACCGAGGACGAGTTCCACCGGGAGTTCGACACGAACGTGCTCGGCCCGCTGCTGGTCGTCCGGGAATCGCTCGGGCACTTCGGGCCGGCCGGCGGGAGCGTGATCAACATCGGCTCCGGGGCCTCCCGGATGTGCCCGCCCGGCTACTCGATCTACTCGGCCAGCAAGGCCGCCCTGGACGCCATCACCGGCGTGCTGGCCAAGGAGCTGGCCCCCCGACACATCCGGGTCAACTCCGTCAACCCGGGGGCCACGCTGAGCGAGGGGACCAGGGCGGCCGGGCTGTACGGCGTGGGGAGCGAGTTCGAGCAGCAACTGGTCGCCCGGACCCCGCTCGGCCGCATCGGGACGCCGGCCGACATCGCCAAGGTGGTGGCGTTCCTCGCCTCGGACGACTCCGGCTGGCTGACCGGCGAGATCATCCTCGCCTCCGGCGGGCAGCGCTAA
- a CDS encoding TIGR03067 domain-containing protein — MKRCMLGVVWLAVAGVGAADEPRAAEVRKAAGAKALETFTGTWEIVTVRPDGATKDARRLVFRKDGGYAAQDKDGKELWAGTFEIDPTASPKVWDHRSHDAKKTGTDVLGIYELDGDKLTVACVVGQWKGKEWAGKPRPKSVDPTGADVVLELKRVGPGK, encoded by the coding sequence ATGAAGCGGTGCATGCTGGGCGTGGTGTGGTTGGCCGTCGCGGGCGTGGGCGCTGCGGACGAGCCGAGGGCGGCCGAGGTCAGGAAGGCGGCGGGCGCGAAGGCGCTGGAGACGTTTACCGGCACCTGGGAGATCGTGACCGTCCGGCCGGACGGGGCGACGAAGGACGCCCGCCGGCTGGTGTTCCGCAAGGACGGCGGCTACGCGGCCCAGGACAAGGACGGCAAGGAGTTGTGGGCGGGGACGTTCGAGATCGACCCGACCGCCAGCCCGAAGGTGTGGGACCACCGGTCGCACGACGCGAAGAAGACGGGCACGGACGTACTCGGCATCTACGAACTGGACGGCGACAAGCTGACGGTGGCCTGCGTCGTCGGGCAGTGGAAGGGGAAGGAGTGGGCCGGCAAGCCGCGACCGAAGTCCGTCGACCCGACGGGGGCCGACGTGGTGCTCGAACTCAAGCGGGTCGGGCCGGGCAAGTGA
- a CDS encoding 2OG-Fe(II) oxygenase, with protein MGKSRGKSSPVPALAAAVHAAARSAKFVVDGALPAADPGLVVEGIGPVPVPLRRGAAKALVAACHAAPYGKGTQTLVDDRVRKTFELDPAQFSLGAGWTAAVADATRTAAQALGLPADRLEARLYKLLVYEKGGFFLPHRDSEKHDRMVASLIAVLPNPFEGGTLVVRHGPAEEKIPFRDAASGTGAWFAAFYADCEHEVARVTAGVRIALAYNLVLAPGAAVRPATPAAPADALVEAIGSWVARHPTKPLVFALDHHYTQRGLSLDLLKGADRTLAAGVAAAAGHAGCLVHLAQVSRHLTNSAFDEYDRYGYGDRRTRLQGGQQIRVGEEIEDELYAEEWADLDGKKQSWGAVALDSVAVVSATPLDDWKPTAEEYEGYTGNAGNTLDRWYHRSAVVVWPRDRHYDVVTRGHAAACVPQFRSMVKGLSKTPKAKRDAARGECLRFARALVANWPHRYAHFREGTSPCDQFPAALLALHDRDAVAAFLTVLAERDEATPLKTFVAAACREFGWDAFERELKLLISPRADQYGHRRDLAPRDLEWLAEVCGETTHDPEWRLLVGELCRVAVGRFCERDARPRWGRDCTTATAAEKSLPDLLRALAAAGRDDDFARVIRYVRESPSDFTLDYGQVPALKELVPWSRERFGSVYPPLRAWLDAVRAELERATAAEPTPPADWARPATVECRCNFCTQLNTFLADPAAGVGRIPAGEDSRRHVIQQVERHRSDVTHRLERTGRPYTLVLTKTTGSYDRAVQRYKTDCRLLRELPSAP; from the coding sequence GTGGGCAAATCCCGCGGGAAATCGTCCCCGGTCCCGGCGCTGGCCGCGGCGGTCCACGCGGCCGCGCGGTCGGCGAAGTTCGTCGTGGACGGCGCGCTGCCCGCGGCCGATCCGGGGTTGGTCGTCGAAGGAATCGGGCCGGTACCGGTGCCGCTGCGGCGCGGTGCGGCGAAGGCGCTCGTCGCGGCGTGCCACGCCGCGCCCTACGGCAAGGGCACGCAGACCCTCGTCGACGACCGGGTCCGCAAGACCTTCGAGCTCGACCCGGCGCAGTTCAGCCTCGGCGCCGGGTGGACCGCGGCCGTTGCCGACGCCACGCGCACGGCCGCCCAGGCGCTCGGCCTGCCCGCCGACCGGTTGGAGGCGCGGCTGTACAAGCTGCTGGTCTACGAGAAGGGCGGGTTCTTCCTGCCGCACCGCGACAGCGAAAAGCACGACCGGATGGTGGCGAGCCTGATCGCCGTACTCCCCAACCCGTTCGAGGGCGGAACGCTGGTCGTGCGGCACGGCCCCGCCGAGGAGAAGATCCCGTTCCGGGACGCCGCCTCGGGAACGGGCGCCTGGTTCGCCGCGTTCTACGCCGACTGCGAACACGAAGTGGCGCGGGTGACCGCGGGGGTTCGCATCGCCCTGGCCTACAACCTGGTGCTGGCGCCGGGCGCGGCGGTCCGACCCGCGACCCCCGCGGCCCCGGCCGACGCACTGGTCGAGGCGATCGGGTCGTGGGTCGCGCGTCACCCGACGAAGCCGCTCGTGTTCGCGCTGGACCACCACTACACGCAGCGCGGCCTCTCCCTCGACTTGCTGAAGGGGGCGGACCGGACGCTCGCGGCGGGCGTCGCGGCCGCGGCGGGCCACGCCGGGTGCCTCGTCCACCTGGCGCAGGTGTCGCGCCACCTCACGAATTCCGCGTTCGACGAGTACGACCGCTACGGCTACGGCGACAGGCGGACGCGACTACAAGGCGGGCAGCAGATCCGTGTCGGCGAGGAGATCGAGGACGAACTGTACGCCGAGGAGTGGGCCGACCTGGACGGCAAGAAGCAGTCGTGGGGCGCCGTCGCGCTCGACTCCGTGGCCGTCGTTTCCGCCACGCCGCTCGACGACTGGAAGCCGACGGCCGAGGAGTACGAGGGCTACACGGGCAACGCCGGCAACACCCTCGACCGCTGGTACCACCGCTCGGCGGTCGTCGTCTGGCCCCGCGACCGCCACTACGACGTGGTCACCCGCGGCCACGCGGCCGCGTGCGTCCCGCAGTTCCGCTCGATGGTCAAGGGGCTGTCGAAGACGCCGAAGGCGAAGCGCGACGCGGCCCGCGGCGAGTGCCTCCGGTTCGCCCGCGCCCTCGTGGCGAACTGGCCCCACCGGTACGCGCACTTCCGCGAAGGCACCTCGCCCTGCGACCAATTCCCGGCCGCCCTCCTGGCGCTGCACGACCGGGACGCCGTCGCGGCCTTCCTGACCGTCCTGGCGGAGCGGGACGAGGCGACGCCCCTCAAGACGTTCGTCGCCGCCGCGTGCCGCGAGTTCGGGTGGGACGCGTTCGAGCGGGAGTTGAAGCTGTTGATTTCACCCCGTGCGGACCAGTACGGACACCGGCGGGACCTCGCGCCGCGCGACCTCGAGTGGCTCGCGGAGGTCTGCGGCGAGACGACGCACGACCCCGAGTGGCGGCTTCTCGTCGGGGAGTTGTGCCGGGTCGCGGTCGGCCGCTTCTGCGAGCGCGACGCCCGCCCGCGGTGGGGGCGGGACTGCACGACCGCGACCGCCGCGGAGAAGTCACTTCCCGACCTGCTCCGGGCGCTGGCCGCCGCCGGCCGCGACGACGACTTCGCGCGGGTGATCCGGTACGTTCGGGAATCACCGTCCGACTTCACACTGGACTACGGCCAGGTTCCCGCGCTGAAAGAGCTGGTCCCGTGGTCGCGCGAGCGGTTCGGGTCGGTCTACCCGCCGCTCCGGGCGTGGCTCGACGCGGTGCGGGCCGAGCTCGAACGGGCGACGGCCGCCGAGCCGACCCCGCCGGCGGACTGGGCCCGGCCGGCCACGGTCGAGTGCCGGTGCAACTTCTGTACGCAACTCAACACCTTCCTCGCCGACCCGGCCGCCGGGGTCGGCCGCATCCCGGCGGGCGAGGACAGCCGCCGCCACGTGATTCAACAGGTCGAGCGGCACCGGAGCGACGTGACCCACCGCCTCGAGCGCACCGGGCGGCCCTACACCCTGGTCCTCACGAAGACGACCGGCTCCTACGACCGGGCCGTGCAGCGCTACAAGACGGACTGCCGCCTGCTGCGCGAGTTGCCGTCGGCCCCCTGA
- a CDS encoding peptidylprolyl isomerase has translation MADDYKPHHPVNPKNPVVFFDITIGDKAAGRIEMELFADTCPKTAENFLQLCVGTKNAAGKALAYKGSSFHRVIPDFMCQGGDFTTGDGRGGESIYGGRFDDETFKGKAGKHFGPGTLSMANAGPNTNGSQFFLCTAATPHLDGRHVVFGQVVKGYDVIKKIEAVGSPSGRTSAKVVISDCGKVG, from the coding sequence GTGGCCGACGACTACAAGCCGCACCACCCCGTGAACCCGAAGAACCCCGTCGTGTTCTTCGACATCACCATCGGCGATAAGGCCGCGGGCCGCATCGAGATGGAACTGTTCGCCGACACCTGCCCCAAGACCGCCGAGAACTTCCTGCAGCTGTGCGTCGGCACCAAGAACGCCGCGGGGAAGGCGCTCGCCTACAAGGGCTCGTCGTTCCACCGCGTGATCCCGGACTTCATGTGCCAGGGGGGCGACTTCACGACCGGCGACGGCCGGGGCGGCGAGTCGATCTACGGCGGCCGGTTCGACGACGAGACCTTCAAGGGCAAGGCCGGCAAGCACTTCGGCCCCGGCACCCTGTCGATGGCCAACGCCGGGCCGAACACGAACGGCTCGCAGTTCTTCCTCTGCACGGCCGCGACGCCGCACCTCGACGGCCGGCACGTCGTGTTCGGGCAGGTCGTGAAGGGGTACGACGTGATCAAGAAGATCGAAGCCGTCGGCTCGCCGAGCGGGCGGACGTCGGCCAAGGTCGTCATCAGCGATTGCGGCAAGGTCGGGTAG
- a CDS encoding DUF3362 domain-containing protein — protein sequence MTIARNLRDRKLQRALMRFFKPENDFLVRDALAQAGRADLIGGCAGLIPAQPPKEAIEARRRDADNYRTVANPATGDPPGERRALDDRLPAASLPSPLAGR from the coding sequence GTGACGATCGCCCGCAACCTCCGCGACCGGAAGCTGCAGCGGGCGCTGATGCGGTTCTTCAAGCCGGAGAACGACTTCCTGGTGCGCGACGCGCTGGCGCAGGCCGGCCGGGCCGACCTGATCGGCGGGTGCGCCGGCCTGATCCCCGCTCAGCCGCCGAAGGAGGCGATCGAGGCCCGACGCCGTGACGCCGACAACTACCGCACTGTCGCCAACCCCGCGACGGGCGATCCGCCCGGCGAGCGCAGGGCCCTCGACGACCGGCTACCGGCGGCGTCCTTGCCTTCCCCCCTCGCGGGCCGATAA
- a CDS encoding SWIM zinc finger family protein — protein sequence MWYGEFFPKSKPRAVAGGIKAQSKAGAFGTTWWAKKWIGVLESFNIGARLGRGRSYARQGQVTDIGIAPGKVTAKVQGSRPQPYAVVIEIEKLAATDWDKLVGELNTQAAFAAKLLAGEMPQDIETAFARVGLSLFPSSLKEIKTDCSCPDWSNPCKHIAAVYYLIGEEFDRDPFLLFRLRGTDRETICGRLSAGPGPNAAEAAPPAPPEPVPSDAATFWASGPLPAELYGDVRLPPVDAAGPKRLGGFPFWRGTDRFLDTLVPTYSAAARRGLTVFEAESMPPAADPPEEKRGARRPQ from the coding sequence ATGTGGTACGGCGAGTTCTTCCCCAAGTCGAAGCCGCGGGCCGTCGCCGGGGGCATCAAGGCGCAGTCGAAGGCCGGCGCGTTCGGCACGACGTGGTGGGCGAAGAAGTGGATCGGCGTGCTGGAGAGTTTCAACATCGGTGCCCGCCTCGGCCGCGGCCGGAGCTACGCCCGCCAGGGCCAGGTGACGGACATCGGCATCGCACCGGGGAAGGTGACCGCGAAGGTTCAGGGGTCGCGGCCGCAACCGTACGCGGTGGTGATCGAGATCGAGAAGCTCGCGGCCACGGACTGGGACAAACTGGTCGGCGAACTGAACACCCAGGCGGCGTTCGCCGCCAAACTGCTGGCCGGCGAGATGCCGCAGGACATCGAGACGGCGTTCGCCAGGGTCGGGCTGTCGCTGTTCCCGAGCTCGTTGAAGGAGATCAAGACGGACTGCTCGTGCCCGGACTGGTCGAACCCGTGCAAGCACATCGCGGCGGTGTATTATCTGATCGGCGAGGAATTCGACCGCGACCCGTTCCTGTTGTTCCGGTTGCGCGGCACCGACCGCGAGACGATCTGCGGGCGGCTCTCTGCCGGGCCGGGGCCGAACGCGGCCGAGGCCGCTCCGCCCGCGCCACCCGAACCCGTCCCGTCGGACGCCGCGACCTTCTGGGCGAGCGGCCCGCTCCCGGCGGAGTTGTACGGCGACGTCCGGCTGCCGCCGGTCGATGCCGCCGGCCCGAAGCGCCTCGGCGGGTTCCCGTTCTGGCGCGGCACCGACCGATTTCTCGACACCCTCGTCCCGACCTATTCCGCCGCCGCTCGGCGTGGACTGACGGTGTTCGAAGCGGAGTCCATGCCCCCGGCAGCCGACCCTCCCGAGGAAAAACGAGGTGCTCGACGCCCGCAATGA
- a CDS encoding DEAD/DEAH box helicase, which yields MLLLQAVVTKHQCVLWAERTILPTDATPSRSKGRPPAHPFAATPDELASALGALIPGAAAAIKSDAATVWLPTAARRPVPSSPLLGDPPDGVPEVLAWTVPACRPGIAVVLDLLAGVAESPTLGAGVGVGVTLRYWAAAMRFAAALVTRQQFLPGLVRQSDGWFARWTPVVAGGDATHFDRLAKAMPPAARAAGAGMPDRPAAEVLREFVELVVDELVRGRERERARKEFPSTHDRWLHALRSAGGAFGGTDAEAVQLNEQVREWRRPIAAAEAAPFRLCFRLDEPDEEAHTQTWQVRYLLQARDDLSLYVPAKDVWAGKAKGVRTDPKPLLLAGLGQAARLSPDIDATLKAAAPTGFAVTAEGAHRFLTETAWLLEEAGFGVLLPAWWTGHATRQTIQVTAKVNSPPMSGGGGLTLEDLVEFRWAVAVGDEELTLKELQELARLKAPLVRLRGKWVQVNADDIRAAIELLKKKPTRLAAGEAMKLALGVTPDGTPLPVRGAVASGWVETFLRQLTAAEFAELPPPAGLNATLRPYQIRGYSWLAFLRRWGLGACLADDMGLGKTLQTLALLVRDREAGVTQPVLLVCPMSVVGNWSREAARFAPQLPLLIHHGPNRAKTKAALKKAAAGTAVVLTSYGLLTRDRDLFEPLAWSGVILDEAQTIKNPNTKTAQAARAVAAEYRVALTGTPVENHVGDLWALGQFLNPGLLGSAAAFRREFFTPIQRHGDQAAAGRLKKLTGPFLLRRLKTDPTVIRDLPAKIESTEFCTLTREQATLYAAVVNDLADALAGAEGIQRKGLVLATLSKLKQVCNHPAQFLGDRSALPNRSGKLTRLTQMLEELLAAGDKALVFTQFTEMGDIIRRHLHETVGREVLFLHGGTSRKQRDAMVERFQSAAGPPVFLLSLKAGGTGLNLTAATHVFHFDRWWNPAVEAQATDRAFRIGQRRTVQVHPFVCSGTLEERIDEMLARKRDVAAAVVGTGEAWLTGLGDAQLREVLALSPDAVED from the coding sequence ATGCTGCTACTTCAGGCGGTGGTCACGAAGCACCAGTGCGTCCTCTGGGCGGAACGCACCATCCTCCCGACCGACGCCACCCCCAGCCGGTCGAAGGGTCGGCCGCCCGCCCACCCGTTCGCCGCGACACCCGACGAACTGGCGTCGGCGTTGGGTGCCCTGATCCCCGGCGCGGCTGCCGCCATCAAGTCGGACGCGGCCACGGTCTGGCTGCCCACCGCCGCCCGCCGCCCGGTGCCGTCGTCGCCGCTCCTCGGCGACCCGCCCGACGGAGTCCCGGAGGTCCTCGCCTGGACCGTCCCCGCCTGTCGGCCCGGCATCGCCGTCGTTCTCGATCTGCTCGCGGGCGTCGCCGAGAGCCCGACGCTGGGCGCGGGTGTCGGGGTTGGGGTCACACTGCGGTACTGGGCCGCGGCCATGCGGTTCGCCGCCGCACTCGTCACCCGGCAGCAGTTCCTCCCCGGTCTGGTTCGCCAGTCGGACGGGTGGTTCGCCCGCTGGACGCCGGTCGTCGCGGGGGGCGACGCGACCCACTTCGACCGACTGGCGAAGGCGATGCCGCCGGCGGCACGGGCCGCTGGTGCCGGGATGCCGGACCGCCCCGCGGCCGAGGTTCTCCGCGAGTTCGTCGAGTTGGTCGTGGACGAGTTGGTTCGCGGGCGGGAGCGCGAACGCGCCCGCAAAGAGTTCCCCAGCACCCACGACCGCTGGCTGCACGCCCTCCGCTCCGCCGGCGGCGCGTTCGGGGGCACGGACGCCGAAGCGGTTCAACTGAACGAGCAGGTGAGGGAGTGGCGGCGGCCGATCGCCGCGGCCGAGGCCGCCCCGTTCCGCCTCTGCTTTCGCCTGGACGAACCGGACGAAGAGGCGCACACGCAGACGTGGCAGGTGCGGTACCTGCTGCAAGCCCGCGACGACCTCAGCCTGTACGTGCCGGCCAAGGATGTATGGGCGGGGAAAGCGAAGGGCGTCCGCACCGACCCGAAGCCGCTCCTGCTCGCCGGGCTGGGACAGGCGGCCCGCCTCAGCCCCGACATCGACGCCACCCTGAAGGCCGCCGCCCCGACGGGGTTCGCCGTCACCGCCGAAGGGGCCCACCGGTTCCTCACCGAAACCGCCTGGCTGCTCGAAGAAGCGGGGTTCGGCGTGCTCTTGCCGGCGTGGTGGACCGGTCACGCCACCAGGCAAACGATCCAGGTGACGGCGAAGGTGAACAGCCCGCCGATGTCCGGCGGCGGCGGGCTGACGCTCGAAGACCTGGTGGAGTTCCGGTGGGCGGTCGCCGTCGGCGACGAGGAGTTGACCCTCAAGGAGCTGCAGGAGCTGGCGAGGCTGAAGGCACCGCTCGTCCGCCTGCGGGGCAAGTGGGTGCAGGTGAACGCCGACGACATCCGGGCCGCCATCGAACTGCTCAAGAAGAAGCCCACGCGGCTCGCCGCCGGCGAGGCGATGAAACTCGCCCTGGGGGTCACGCCGGACGGCACGCCGTTGCCCGTTCGGGGGGCGGTCGCGTCCGGCTGGGTCGAGACGTTCCTGCGACAGCTGACCGCGGCGGAGTTCGCGGAGTTGCCACCCCCCGCCGGCCTGAACGCCACGCTGCGGCCGTACCAAATACGCGGGTACTCGTGGCTCGCCTTCCTCCGCCGCTGGGGGTTGGGGGCGTGTCTGGCCGACGACATGGGGCTGGGCAAGACGCTCCAGACGCTCGCGCTGCTGGTGCGCGACCGCGAAGCCGGCGTGACGCAACCGGTGCTGCTCGTCTGCCCGATGTCGGTCGTCGGCAACTGGTCGCGGGAGGCGGCCCGGTTCGCCCCGCAGTTGCCGCTGCTGATCCACCACGGGCCGAATCGGGCGAAAACGAAAGCCGCCCTCAAGAAGGCCGCCGCGGGAACGGCGGTCGTGCTCACCAGTTACGGGCTGCTGACCCGCGACCGCGACCTGTTCGAGCCGCTTGCGTGGTCGGGCGTGATCCTCGACGAAGCGCAGACGATCAAGAACCCGAACACGAAGACCGCCCAGGCCGCGCGGGCGGTGGCCGCGGAGTACCGTGTCGCCCTGACCGGCACCCCGGTCGAGAACCACGTCGGCGACCTGTGGGCGCTCGGGCAGTTCCTCAACCCCGGCCTGCTCGGCTCGGCGGCGGCGTTCCGGCGGGAGTTCTTCACCCCGATCCAGCGGCACGGTGACCAGGCGGCCGCCGGGCGGCTGAAGAAGCTGACCGGGCCGTTCCTGCTGCGGCGGCTGAAGACCGACCCGACCGTCATCCGCGACCTGCCGGCGAAGATCGAGTCGACGGAGTTCTGCACCCTCACCCGCGAGCAGGCCACGCTGTACGCCGCCGTGGTCAACGACCTGGCCGACGCGCTCGCCGGCGCGGAAGGGATTCAGCGGAAGGGGCTCGTGCTCGCCACGCTGTCGAAGTTGAAGCAGGTGTGCAACCACCCGGCGCAGTTCCTCGGCGACCGCTCGGCGCTTCCCAACCGCTCGGGAAAACTCACCCGCCTCACGCAGATGCTGGAGGAGTTGCTGGCCGCGGGCGACAAGGCGCTGGTGTTCACCCAGTTCACCGAGATGGGGGACATCATCCGCCGCCACCTGCACGAGACGGTCGGCCGCGAGGTGCTGTTCCTGCACGGCGGGACCAGCCGCAAGCAGCGGGACGCGATGGTCGAACGCTTCCAGTCCGCCGCCGGCCCGCCGGTCTTCCTCCTCTCGCTCAAGGCCGGGGGCACCGGGCTGAACCTGACCGCGGCCACCCACGTGTTCCACTTCGACCGCTGGTGGAACCCGGCCGTCGAGGCGCAGGCCACCGACCGGGCGTTCCGCATCGGCCAGCGGCGGACGGTTCAGGTTCACCCGTTCGTCTGTTCGGGTACACTCGAGGAGAGGATCGACGAGATGCTGGCGCGGAAGCGGGACGTCGCCGCGGCGGTGGTCGGCACCGGCGAGGCGTGGTTGACCGGGCTGGGCGACGCGCAGCTGCGCGAGGTGCTGGCCCTGAGCCCCGACGCCGTCGAGGACTGA
- a CDS encoding IS1096 element passenger TnpR family protein — MADFTPTQGRYLAFIHAYIGLHGRPPAESEIAAAMCVSPPSVNQMVKTLEKKGLVLRHPGQPRSLQLLVPEDEIPPWNRRKSGTSPERPGNPPRRVDATAAAPPANLYVVLVFLAGGPVSEKFANKVISRTIEVRGDQTLEQLHRAIFAAFDRSDEHLYEFQFGKRPFDPKGPNYGIPDPQERKKGYGDARTTTLDGLDLKPNRVFGYLFDFGDEWFHQVQVERIEHAIPTVTYPRVIKRVGQSPPQYADE; from the coding sequence ATGGCCGACTTCACTCCGACCCAGGGCCGATACTTGGCGTTCATTCACGCCTACATCGGTCTGCACGGCCGCCCGCCCGCCGAATCCGAGATCGCCGCGGCCATGTGCGTTTCGCCGCCCTCGGTGAATCAGATGGTGAAGACGTTGGAAAAGAAGGGTCTGGTCCTGCGCCACCCGGGACAGCCCCGGTCGCTCCAACTCCTGGTCCCGGAAGACGAGATTCCGCCGTGGAATCGGCGCAAGTCGGGAACGAGCCCCGAACGCCCCGGCAACCCCCCGAGACGCGTTGACGCGACGGCGGCGGCCCCCCCGGCGAACCTGTACGTCGTCTTGGTCTTCCTGGCGGGTGGGCCGGTCAGCGAGAAGTTCGCCAACAAGGTGATTAGCCGCACCATCGAGGTCCGCGGCGACCAGACACTCGAACAGCTTCACCGAGCCATCTTCGCGGCGTTCGACCGGTCCGATGAGCACCTTTACGAGTTCCAGTTCGGCAAGCGGCCGTTCGATCCCAAGGGCCCCAACTACGGCATCCCCGACCCGCAGGAACGCAAGAAGGGGTACGGCGACGCCCGCACGACCACGCTGGACGGCCTCGACCTGAAGCCGAATCGCGTCTTCGGCTACCTGTTCGACTTCGGCGACGAGTGGTTTCATCAGGTTCAGGTGGAGCGGATCGAGCACGCCATTCCGACCGTCACCTACCCGCGCGTCATCAAGCGGGTGGGCCAATCTCCCCCACAGTACGCCGACGAGTAG